A genome region from Sphingobacteriaceae bacterium GW460-11-11-14-LB5 includes the following:
- a CDS encoding ATPase, whose product MKNEPVIVERVYNAPIEKVWKALTDNNEIKQWYFQLENFKPEVGFKFEFSGGPDDGPQYLHRCEITEIVEGRKLAYTWRYDGYPGNSVVSWELFEQGEQTRLKLTHSGIESFAENGPDFAKTSFNGGWTYFVNDALKNYLEPAA is encoded by the coding sequence ATGAAAAACGAACCAGTTATTGTAGAGCGGGTCTACAACGCCCCTATCGAAAAAGTTTGGAAAGCTTTAACCGATAATAACGAAATTAAACAATGGTATTTTCAGTTGGAAAACTTTAAACCTGAAGTGGGTTTTAAATTTGAGTTTTCCGGCGGACCCGATGATGGACCACAATATTTACATCGTTGCGAAATAACAGAAATTGTTGAGGGCAGAAAACTGGCTTACACCTGGCGATATGATGGCTATCCAGGCAATTCGGTTGTTAGCTGGGAGTTATTCGAGCAAGGTGAGCAAACCAGATTGAAATTAACACACAGTGGAATAGAAAGTTTTGCTGAGAACGGGCCCGATTTTGCCAAAACCAGTTTCAACGGTGGCTGGACTTATTTTGTTAATGATGCGCTTAAAAATTATTTAGAACCAGCAGCGTGA
- a CDS encoding transcriptional regulator: MRRDVFQAIADPTRREIINLIAHNTLNLNAIAENFDMSRPAISQHIKVLTECGLVEITQQGRDRYCNIKFQKLAEVAKWIEQYRTFWTGKLDALEIHLSKETKSK, translated from the coding sequence ATGAGAAGAGATGTATTTCAAGCCATTGCCGATCCTACCCGAAGAGAAATCATCAATCTGATTGCGCATAATACCTTAAATCTAAATGCAATTGCCGAAAATTTCGACATGAGCCGGCCGGCCATTTCGCAACACATTAAAGTTTTAACAGAATGCGGTTTAGTAGAAATTACGCAACAAGGTCGTGACCGATATTGTAACATAAAATTTCAAAAACTTGCAGAAGTAGCTAAGTGGATAGAACAATACCGAACTTTTTGGACAGGCAAATTAGATGCTTTAGAAATACACTTATCAAAAGAAACTAAATCAAAATAA
- a CDS encoding extradiol dioxygenase — translation MIKSLWINLPVKDINKSKAFFTQLGFTLNLQYGAREDSACFLVGESNLAIMLFEEALYEGFAGTNIADKRHGAEVLFSFDAESPEEVDDLAQKVIAAGGTLYGEPGYKDGWMYGCGFVDLDGQRWSILYMDMSKMPLG, via the coding sequence ATGATAAAATCACTTTGGATAAATCTTCCGGTAAAAGACATTAATAAGTCTAAAGCATTCTTCACGCAACTCGGTTTCACCCTTAACTTACAGTATGGCGCCCGCGAAGATTCTGCCTGCTTTTTAGTAGGAGAAAGCAATTTGGCCATTATGCTTTTTGAAGAAGCTTTGTACGAGGGCTTTGCAGGAACCAACATTGCCGATAAACGCCATGGTGCTGAAGTATTGTTCTCTTTCGATGCAGAAAGTCCGGAAGAGGTAGATGACCTTGCTCAAAAAGTGATAGCGGCCGGTGGTACGCTTTATGGCGAGCCAGGCTACAAAGATGGCTGGATGTATGGTTGTGGTTTTGTTGACCTGGACGGACAAAGGTGGAGCATTCTTTATATGGACATGAGCAAAATGCCTTTAGGCTAG
- a CDS encoding DNA polymerase III subunit epsilon, translated as MLYAVVDIETTGGHASANGITEVAINIHDGNQIVESYTTLINPKQAIPAYITALTGIDDHMLMDAPTFDDVALQIYQLLNDKIFVAHNVNFDYSFLKHHLAAAGYDLQCKKLCTVRLSRKLIPGKSSYSLGKLCTALQIPIQNRHRAAGDADATSILFNLLLEHDQEGTIAEMLKKTSKEQVLPPHLDKACILRLPNQPGVYYFKDSKGKIIYVGKAKNLKKRVTSHFTGNTPNRQRQDFLRTIHHVDYVICGTELMALILEANEIKRLWPENNRAMKRYEHKYDLYVFEDQNGYLRLAIDKHKKNNNALQSFNSLLEGYNFLNQLVDKYQLCAKLCYLQKTATKCYAHENGQCFGACSGIETVAVYNKKLNAALSDIQNQQPSFALVDEGRKEEEFSCLVVEKGKFYGMGYFTDKNYLSDGLAPIKNDLSIYPSNSYILNLILNYAEQHPQKLYKL; from the coding sequence ATGTTATACGCAGTTGTAGATATTGAAACCACTGGCGGCCATGCCTCAGCAAATGGTATTACCGAGGTTGCCATTAACATCCATGATGGCAATCAAATAGTTGAATCATACACTACCCTGATTAATCCTAAGCAAGCTATACCCGCTTACATTACGGCACTTACCGGTATTGATGATCACATGTTAATGGATGCCCCAACTTTTGATGACGTGGCATTACAGATTTATCAACTGTTAAATGATAAGATTTTTGTAGCTCACAATGTTAACTTCGATTATTCCTTTTTGAAGCATCATTTGGCAGCCGCAGGATACGATTTACAGTGTAAAAAACTGTGTACGGTGCGGTTGAGCAGAAAACTAATACCAGGAAAATCTTCGTATAGCCTGGGTAAACTCTGTACAGCTTTGCAGATTCCGATTCAAAACCGGCACCGGGCAGCAGGAGATGCAGATGCTACAAGTATCCTTTTCAATTTATTACTGGAACACGATCAGGAAGGTACCATAGCAGAAATGCTGAAGAAAACATCAAAAGAGCAGGTTTTACCGCCTCATTTAGATAAAGCCTGTATTTTGAGGTTGCCCAATCAGCCTGGTGTATATTATTTTAAAGATAGTAAGGGCAAAATTATTTATGTTGGAAAAGCGAAAAACCTGAAGAAACGTGTAACCAGCCACTTTACAGGTAATACACCTAACCGGCAGCGTCAGGATTTTTTACGCACAATTCATCACGTAGATTATGTAATTTGTGGTACCGAACTGATGGCTTTAATTTTAGAAGCCAATGAAATTAAACGCCTCTGGCCGGAAAATAACCGCGCCATGAAACGTTATGAGCATAAATATGATTTATATGTTTTCGAAGATCAAAACGGTTATTTACGTTTAGCCATTGATAAACATAAAAAGAACAATAACGCCCTACAGAGTTTCAATAGCTTGTTGGAAGGCTATAATTTCTTAAACCAACTGGTTGATAAGTACCAGCTTTGTGCAAAGCTTTGTTATTTGCAAAAAACGGCAACCAAATGTTATGCCCATGAAAATGGCCAATGTTTTGGTGCATGCAGTGGCATAGAAACCGTAGCCGTTTACAACAAAAAACTAAATGCGGCATTAAGCGACATTCAAAACCAGCAACCCAGTTTTGCATTGGTAGATGAAGGCAGAAAAGAGGAAGAATTTAGCTGCCTGGTGGTGGAAAAGGGAAAGTTTTATGGGATGGGTTATTTTACAGATAAAAATTATTTATCAGATGGCCTGGCTCCCATTAAAAATGATTTATCTATCTATCCATCCAACAGTTATATTTTAAATTTAATTCTCAATTACGCAGAACAACATCCACAGAAATTGTATAAATTGTAG
- a CDS encoding DNA-binding response regulator, whose product MKLTCIVIDDDIHAVNGIKSYINNLTNIHLIKSYTDPLQALNEITAGDRVDIVFIDVDMPMISGLELSKAIRHKTDKLIFTTSHSKYAYEAFEMNASAYLLKPYTFARFAETINRLFPLSPSLPNVNIKQEDDYFFVRNKNEKNNLIKVRYTDIVAIESLQNYVRIFTLNETIVSYIALSEIKIILKDYQNFAQAHRSFIIAKNYIEKVEGHTLKMINDLTINIGNSYRESIQDYIKEKTIKTNRS is encoded by the coding sequence ATGAAATTAACATGTATCGTAATTGATGACGACATTCACGCCGTCAACGGTATAAAATCATACATCAATAATCTCACAAATATTCATTTAATAAAATCGTATACAGATCCGTTACAGGCATTAAATGAAATTACGGCAGGAGATCGTGTTGACATTGTTTTTATAGATGTTGATATGCCTATGATTTCGGGATTAGAATTATCAAAAGCCATCAGACATAAAACAGATAAATTAATATTTACTACCTCGCATTCCAAATATGCCTATGAAGCTTTTGAAATGAATGCAAGCGCTTATTTATTAAAACCCTACACCTTTGCCCGTTTTGCGGAAACCATCAACAGGTTATTTCCCCTCAGTCCCAGTTTACCAAATGTTAATATTAAACAAGAGGATGACTATTTCTTTGTAAGGAACAAAAATGAAAAGAACAATTTGATTAAGGTAAGGTATACCGATATCGTGGCGATAGAAAGTCTGCAAAACTATGTCCGGATTTTTACCTTGAACGAAACGATTGTATCCTACATTGCATTATCAGAGATAAAAATCATTTTAAAAGATTATCAGAATTTTGCCCAGGCACACCGCTCGTTTATTATCGCTAAAAACTACATTGAGAAAGTAGAAGGTCATACCTTAAAAATGATTAACGACCTCACCATCAACATTGGAAATAGTTACCGTGAGAGCATACAGGACTACATCAAAGAGAAAACGATTAAAACTAACCGATCGTAA